The following proteins come from a genomic window of Ilumatobacter coccineus YM16-304:
- a CDS encoding cytidine deaminase produces the protein MTTDVNLLDIAREARQKSYAPFSKFRAGAALETTSGDIVPGVIVENVSLGLAMCAERVALFAAVAQGQRPARLGLVAPSTDGDLTWPCGACLQVALELGGAEMVIEVGNIDGTESGRATVGELIPRGPKVDVDD, from the coding sequence ATGACTACTGACGTGAACCTGCTCGACATCGCACGTGAGGCGAGGCAGAAGTCGTACGCACCCTTCTCCAAGTTCCGCGCCGGAGCAGCGCTCGAGACCACGAGCGGCGACATCGTCCCCGGCGTGATCGTCGAGAACGTCTCGCTGGGACTCGCCATGTGTGCCGAGCGCGTGGCGTTGTTCGCCGCCGTCGCTCAGGGCCAGCGCCCGGCGCGACTGGGCCTGGTCGCACCGTCGACCGACGGCGACCTGACGTGGCCATGCGGGGCCTGCCTCCAGGTCGCGCTCGAACTCGGTGGGGCTGAGATGGTGATCGAGGTCGGCAACATCGACGGCACCGAATCGGGCCGAGCCACCGTCGGAGAACTCATCCCGCGCGGCCCGAAGGTCGACGTCGACGACTGA
- a CDS encoding CsbD family protein has protein sequence MSGEADQAKGRIKQAAGDLTGNDDLEREGEADETAGKLKDKVDDVKDKVNDGIDKLKEKTS, from the coding sequence ATGAGTGGAGAAGCTGACCAGGCAAAGGGCCGCATCAAGCAGGCCGCTGGCGATCTGACCGGCAACGACGACCTCGAGCGAGAGGGCGAAGCCGACGAGACCGCCGGCAAACTCAAGGACAAGGTCGACGACGTCAAGGACAAGGTCAACGACGGCATCGACAAGCTCAAGGAAAAGACGTCCTGA
- a CDS encoding DUF6458 family protein: MFATLGVILIVAGAIVAFGVDTAVDGLDLEAIGYILMAGGVLALVVAAIQAAGFMSMSSRRMRSERHVSPDGQHVVEESQVR, encoded by the coding sequence ATGTTTGCAACACTCGGAGTCATTCTCATCGTCGCCGGCGCCATCGTGGCCTTCGGTGTCGACACCGCCGTCGACGGCCTCGACCTCGAGGCAATCGGCTACATCCTCATGGCAGGCGGTGTGCTCGCACTCGTCGTGGCGGCGATCCAGGCCGCCGGATTCATGTCGATGTCGAGTCGCCGCATGCGCTCGGAACGCCATGTGTCGCCTGACGGACAGCACGTCGTCGAAGAGTCACAGGTGCGCTGA
- a CDS encoding methylenetetrahydrofolate reductase, translating into MRYGPCGGVRTGGGCEVVDEPCPFVGRPLVEWAGTELAPRAIELPRFLVDHRPTGDDRVDRQVLDDYAASGVAVLLGDHLDDPPAVDRVAAAERTVDAGVPTIATITGRDRSTDERAEMIDGLLAAGVAAVLCVTGDHPSARFTAHPDVTFVSEGTLLAGEVRSRGGRVAVAESPAAEPTRQRAARLVEKQRAGADIAVLNHSGPVADVIAFAEQASALGCRLPMYAPVPVMTDLASMAALEQFPGLTIADDAVNAMHTSSDPFSTGLDLAVAMAGELLGSGSIAGVNLSGVATSGGAVERGRVMRRVVDAVTA; encoded by the coding sequence ATGAGGTACGGACCGTGCGGCGGCGTTCGCACCGGCGGCGGCTGCGAGGTCGTCGACGAGCCGTGCCCCTTCGTCGGCCGACCACTCGTCGAGTGGGCCGGCACCGAGCTGGCACCCAGAGCGATCGAACTGCCCCGCTTCCTCGTCGACCATCGACCGACCGGTGACGATCGCGTCGATCGGCAGGTTCTCGACGACTACGCCGCGTCCGGTGTCGCCGTCCTGCTCGGCGATCATCTCGATGATCCCCCGGCTGTCGACCGGGTCGCTGCAGCGGAGCGCACGGTCGACGCCGGCGTGCCCACCATCGCCACGATCACCGGACGCGACCGTTCAACCGACGAGCGCGCCGAGATGATCGACGGTCTCCTCGCCGCCGGGGTCGCGGCCGTACTGTGCGTGACGGGAGATCATCCGAGCGCACGCTTCACCGCTCACCCGGACGTGACGTTCGTGTCGGAAGGAACGTTGCTCGCCGGCGAAGTGCGCTCGCGCGGCGGACGAGTCGCGGTTGCCGAGAGTCCGGCTGCCGAGCCGACCCGCCAGCGCGCCGCCCGTCTCGTGGAGAAGCAACGAGCGGGCGCCGACATCGCCGTGCTCAATCACAGCGGTCCGGTCGCCGACGTCATCGCATTCGCCGAACAGGCATCGGCGCTCGGCTGCCGGCTCCCGATGTACGCGCCGGTACCGGTCATGACCGACTTGGCGTCGATGGCGGCGCTCGAGCAGTTCCCTGGGCTCACGATCGCCGACGACGCCGTGAATGCGATGCACACGTCGAGCGACCCGTTCTCCACGGGACTCGACCTGGCGGTGGCGATGGCGGGCGAGTTGCTCGGTTCCGGTTCGATCGCCGGCGTCAACCTGTCGGGTGTGGCGACGTCGGGCGGCGCAGTCGAACGCGGCAGGGTGATGCGACGCGTCGTCGACGCGGTGACCGCCTGA